The proteins below are encoded in one region of Rhizobacter sp.:
- a CDS encoding C4-dicarboxylate ABC transporter substrate-binding protein — protein MPKVLRNTLLSARDLLATAGPFLLLALALLVVAYWVLDPTPPRKVVLATGVEQGAYAEFGKRYVQYLKQHGITVELRATNGANENLKLLRDPASGVDIAFVQGGADERDRRPADEDEDALVSLGSLFYEPVWIFYREDSAKRLLKTDTLSSLAQLPGWKLNIGARGSGVPHLMRRLLEANKIDMAAITILREAQTPAVQGLLEGSIDAITFASAPESVMVQMLLQTPGIKLFSFAQADAYSRRFAFLSPVTLPRGVVDLAADSPPADVHLVAPTATLVARQGTHPALIQLFVQAAQQIHGEAGWFQRKGDFPSIKGTERPLADEAQRFYAKGPPFLQRFLPFWVANLVDRMWVALVSIIAILIPLSRVVPPLYEFRIRSRVFRWYGRLRVVEDAQGKRPHDELLRELDDIERSVEHVSVPLSYADELYALRSHIQLVRGRLQAGLA, from the coding sequence ATGCCCAAAGTCTTGCGCAACACACTGCTGTCGGCCCGCGACCTGCTCGCCACCGCCGGCCCCTTCCTACTGCTCGCCCTGGCCCTGCTGGTGGTGGCTTATTGGGTGCTCGACCCGACGCCACCGCGCAAGGTGGTGCTGGCCACCGGCGTCGAGCAGGGGGCGTATGCCGAGTTCGGCAAGCGCTACGTGCAGTACCTGAAGCAGCACGGCATCACCGTCGAGCTGCGCGCCACCAACGGTGCCAACGAAAACCTGAAGCTGCTGCGCGACCCCGCCTCGGGCGTCGACATCGCCTTCGTGCAAGGCGGCGCCGACGAGCGCGACCGCCGTCCCGCCGATGAAGACGAAGACGCGCTGGTGTCGCTGGGCAGCCTCTTCTACGAGCCGGTGTGGATCTTCTACCGCGAAGACTCGGCCAAGCGCCTGCTCAAGACCGACACCCTGAGCAGCTTGGCGCAACTGCCGGGCTGGAAGCTCAACATCGGCGCCCGCGGCAGCGGCGTGCCGCACCTGATGCGCCGCCTGCTCGAGGCCAACAAGATCGACATGGCCGCCATCACCATCCTGCGCGAGGCGCAGACACCCGCGGTACAGGGCCTGCTCGAAGGCAGCATCGACGCCATCACCTTCGCCAGCGCCCCCGAGTCGGTGATGGTGCAGATGCTCTTGCAGACCCCCGGCATCAAGCTCTTCAGCTTCGCCCAGGCCGACGCCTACTCGCGCCGTTTCGCCTTCCTGAGCCCGGTGACGCTGCCGCGCGGCGTGGTCGACCTCGCGGCCGACAGTCCGCCGGCCGACGTGCACCTCGTCGCGCCCACCGCCACGCTCGTGGCGCGGCAGGGCACGCACCCAGCGCTGATCCAGCTCTTCGTGCAGGCGGCGCAGCAGATCCACGGCGAGGCCGGGTGGTTCCAGCGCAAGGGCGACTTCCCGAGCATCAAGGGCACCGAGCGCCCGCTCGCCGACGAAGCGCAGCGCTTCTACGCCAAGGGACCGCCCTTCCTGCAACGTTTCCTGCCCTTCTGGGTGGCCAACCTGGTCGACCGCATGTGGGTCGCATTGGTGTCGATCATCGCCATCCTCATCCCGCTGAGCCGCGTGGTGCCGCCGCTGTACGAGTTCCGCATCCGCTCGCGGGTCTTCCGCTGGTACGGGCGGCTGCGCGTGGTGGAAGACGCGCAGGGCAAGCGGCCGCACGACGAGCTTTTGCGCGAGCTCGACGACATCGAGCGCAGCGTCGAGCATGTGTCGGTGCCGCTGAGTTATGCCGATGAGCTGTATGCGTTGCGCAGCCACATCCAGTTGGTGAGGGGGCGCTTGCAGGCCGGGCTGGCTTGA